A region from the Dermacentor andersoni chromosome 11, qqDerAnde1_hic_scaffold, whole genome shotgun sequence genome encodes:
- the LOC126539393 gene encoding uncharacterized protein, which translates to MHGYYLGYLRTSGGQLKMFEVIVGLVQLFYLMAVNYDRNHDWYVLRMDLLIMLMGTFTAVFAASFLLLTVLLGSTEVPFSLLYRLLYLSLCVVMIPATAVFIKETRIHSSTRELIVSATVSICFCIGLLGNFLLAYNPTIFETKVTQKVPKENKPEGAH; encoded by the exons ATGCACGGCTACTACCTCGGCTACCTGCGCACCTCGGGCGGCCAGCTGAAGATGTTCGAGGTGATCGTGGGCCTGGTGCAGCTCTTCTACCTGATGGCCGTCAACTACGACCGCAACCACGACTGGTACGTGCTGCGCATGGACTTGCTCATCATGCTCATGGGCACGTTCACCGCCGTCTTCGCCGCATCGTTTCTTCTGCTGACCGTGCTGCTCGGCTCCACAGAG GTTCCCTTCTCGCTTCTCTACCGGCTGCTCTACCTGTCTCTGTGCGTGGTGATGATCCCAGCGACGGCTGTGTTCATCAAGGAGACGCGAATCCACTCCTCGACGCGGGAGTTAATCGTATCGGCCACGGTGTCCATCTGCTTCTGCATCGGCCTGCTGGGCAACTTTTTGCTCGCCTACAACCCGACCATCTTCGAGACCAAGGTCACTCAGAAAGTTCCCAAGGAGAACAAACCGGAAGGCGCCCATTGA